A portion of the Blautia hansenii DSM 20583 genome contains these proteins:
- a CDS encoding TetR/AcrR family transcriptional regulator: MEKDRNKKIEKTKANILEALLLLLQHKEINEISIRELTETAHIHRNTFYIHYTDIYDILAEVEENMCRKVKEMTDGMETTQLKENLEVVLESVFEYLYQEREKCGLIMRYRGSVSSGKGLVESIFVKYLNTFPNTFNEASVEFQVQFYYCTTGAMGIVRYWMEHDFKESPKRMAALTAKLLTKGIQGALEEAGRG, encoded by the coding sequence ATGGAAAAAGATAGAAATAAGAAGATTGAAAAGACGAAGGCGAATATATTGGAAGCATTGCTTCTGCTGCTGCAACATAAGGAAATCAATGAAATTTCCATTCGGGAGCTTACAGAAACGGCGCATATACATAGGAATACCTTCTACATTCATTATACAGATATATACGATATTCTGGCGGAAGTCGAGGAAAATATGTGCAGGAAAGTAAAAGAAATGACAGATGGAATGGAGACGACTCAGCTAAAGGAAAATCTGGAAGTCGTTTTGGAAAGTGTGTTTGAGTATCTTTATCAGGAGAGGGAAAAGTGTGGGCTGATTATGAGATACAGGGGAAGTGTTTCAAGCGGAAAAGGACTTGTGGAGTCTATTTTTGTAAAGTATTTGAATACTTTTCCAAATACCTTTAACGAGGCGTCTGTGGAATTTCAGGTACAGTTTTATTATTGCACAACCGGTGCTATGGGGATTGTGCGTTACTGGATGGAGCATGATTTTAAAGAAAGTCCCAAAAGGATGGCAGCTCTTACAGCAAAGCTTTTAACAAAGGGAATACAGGGTGCATTGGAAGAAGCCGGGAGAGGATAA
- a CDS encoding ABC transporter ATP-binding protein → MEDYVKLENVTKVYKMGEVEIRAADGIDFSISKGEFVVIVGPSGAGKTTVLNILGGMDTATEGKVLVDGKDVAKYTPKMLTGYRRDDIGFVFQFYNLVPNLTALENVELALQICKEPLDAKSVLEDVGLGDRLDNFPAQLSGGEQQRVSIARALAKNPKLLLCDEPTGALDYNTGKAILKLLQDTCRQKGMTVIVITHNSAIAPMADRIIHIKNGRVSGMELNPNPVPVETIEW, encoded by the coding sequence ATGGAAGATTATGTAAAGTTGGAAAATGTAACAAAGGTTTATAAAATGGGAGAAGTGGAAATCCGTGCGGCAGATGGGATTGATTTTTCCATATCAAAAGGTGAATTTGTGGTCATTGTAGGTCCCAGTGGAGCCGGTAAAACAACGGTTTTAAATATTTTAGGCGGTATGGATACAGCCACAGAGGGAAAAGTGCTGGTAGACGGAAAGGATGTGGCGAAATATACGCCGAAAATGCTTACAGGGTATCGCAGAGATGACATCGGATTTGTTTTTCAGTTTTATAATTTAGTGCCTAATCTGACTGCTCTGGAAAATGTAGAGCTGGCGCTTCAGATTTGCAAAGAGCCGCTGGATGCAAAGAGTGTTTTAGAAGATGTCGGACTGGGAGACCGTCTGGATAATTTTCCGGCACAGCTTTCCGGAGGAGAACAGCAGAGAGTGTCCATAGCAAGAGCATTGGCAAAAAATCCGAAGCTTTTGCTGTGTGACGAGCCTACGGGAGCTTTGGATTACAATACAGGAAAGGCGATTTTAAAGCTTTTGCAGGATACCTGCCGCCAAAAGGGAATGACTGTTATTGTCATTACGCATAATTCAGCCATTGCACCTATGGCAGACAGGATTATACATATCAAGAACGGAAGGGTGTCCGGTATGGAATTAAATCCAAATCCTGTTCCGGTAGAAACCATTGAATGGTAG
- a CDS encoding ABC transporter permease, with amino-acid sequence MKKRAIRKDFYVEIRKSLGRFLSIFFIVAMGVAFFSGIRAGEPDMRFSGDAYFDRNNVMDLRVIGTLGLTEKDVEALKKTEGVEAAEPGYSADMLLNVEGNYKVLHVASVLKDMNKYTVEEGRMPEKSGECFMDGDFLKAHGFQIGDKITLSSGTKDAVTDTLKTDTFEIVGSGSSSMYFTYARGSSTVGNGEVSGFIGVLPEDFGLEAYTECYVSVKDAKALTAFTSQYDVKVEKVQENIEEIADEQGKRRVDEIREEAEAELADAQAELDKGKKEAEEKLTDAKKQIDDGEKQLQEGKEQLKKANDELQSGKNKLYASQKEVDVAKKEISDGWSQYNTAKKEFDAQEAAFKEQYDTGMAEIAKGEEELAKAWDDFNSQKAEYDSGVTALAQAKELLAKLLASLESGMLPPEQIPQIQAQADALKAEIAEKEPVLQAAGAQIAAAQAILEQKQQEADVQFAEAKKQLEQGQAAIEAGRQQLEASRKKLVEGEEQAKKGQKQIDAGWSKIHDGEKQKTESETLVAENEEKLAKAKEEYEQGKAEAEQEIHDGEEKIKDAQLEINKIENAQWYVQDRSALPEYTGFGDNADRIRAIAKVFPILFFIVAALISLTTMTRMVEEQRTQIGTLKALGYGKLSIAGKYLNYALLATIGGSIFGVLFGEKIFPYIIVNAYKIMYTHVPDVVIPYNWEYGIMAAGAAILCTGLATFFACYKELASQPAVLMRPPAPKQGKRVFLERIPFIWRHLSFIWKSTIRNLIRYKKRFFMTVFGIGGCMALMIVGFGLRDSIFAIGKLQYGELQLYDGMVILNTDAEEEDRKEPAKYLSSEKEVSDIMEGYSKRVTISKGKEEQEVYLSVPSDLEKNKEFQVFRNRITKKEFELEKNSVILTEKAAQLLDVEKGDKIVLEDKDEKQVELQVTDICENYMEHYLYISPETYREIYGEDMEPNTVYFKMKNFNEKGVKEIGENILDKRGALNVTYTYNIQGQLDDMLESLDIVIVALIISAGLLAFVVLYNLNNINITERKRELATIKVLGFYDKEVSAYVLRENILLTIIGVVVGIALGSILHRFVIVTVEIDSVMFTRIIENISFVLSAALTCMFSFLVNAVMYFKLKKIDMVESLKSVE; translated from the coding sequence ATGAAAAAAAGAGCAATAAGAAAAGACTTTTATGTAGAAATACGAAAAAGTCTGGGAAGATTTTTATCGATTTTCTTTATTGTAGCAATGGGAGTTGCGTTTTTTTCCGGTATTCGGGCAGGAGAACCGGATATGCGTTTCTCCGGTGACGCATATTTTGACAGAAATAATGTAATGGATCTTCGTGTGATAGGAACTTTAGGTCTGACAGAAAAAGATGTAGAAGCATTGAAAAAGACAGAAGGCGTGGAGGCAGCAGAGCCGGGATATTCGGCAGACATGCTGTTAAATGTGGAAGGAAACTACAAAGTCCTGCATGTCGCTTCTGTTTTAAAGGATATGAATAAATATACCGTAGAAGAGGGAAGAATGCCTGAGAAATCGGGGGAATGTTTTATGGACGGAGACTTTTTAAAGGCTCACGGCTTTCAAATCGGAGATAAGATTACTCTTTCCAGCGGTACAAAAGATGCCGTTACCGACACTTTAAAAACAGACACTTTTGAAATCGTAGGAAGCGGCAGCAGCTCCATGTATTTTACTTATGCCAGAGGCAGCAGTACCGTGGGAAACGGTGAAGTCAGCGGCTTTATCGGTGTCCTTCCGGAGGATTTTGGGTTGGAGGCATATACGGAATGTTATGTGTCTGTAAAAGATGCAAAAGCGTTGACAGCTTTTACTTCCCAATATGATGTAAAGGTAGAAAAGGTACAGGAAAATATTGAAGAAATTGCTGACGAACAGGGAAAACGAAGGGTTGATGAAATTCGTGAAGAAGCAGAAGCAGAGCTTGCCGATGCACAGGCAGAATTAGATAAAGGAAAGAAGGAAGCAGAAGAAAAGCTTACGGATGCCAAAAAACAGATTGATGATGGAGAAAAACAGCTTCAGGAAGGAAAAGAACAGCTAAAGAAGGCAAACGATGAGCTTCAAAGCGGAAAAAATAAGCTGTATGCCAGTCAAAAAGAGGTAGATGTAGCCAAAAAAGAAATTTCTGACGGCTGGAGTCAGTATAATACAGCCAAAAAAGAATTTGACGCACAGGAAGCAGCTTTTAAAGAGCAATATGATACAGGAATGGCAGAAATTGCCAAGGGAGAAGAAGAGCTTGCGAAAGCTTGGGATGATTTTAATAGTCAGAAAGCGGAATATGACAGTGGCGTTACAGCTCTTGCACAGGCGAAGGAGTTACTTGCGAAGCTTTTGGCAAGCTTGGAAAGCGGAATGTTGCCACCGGAGCAAATCCCTCAGATACAGGCACAGGCAGATGCGTTAAAAGCAGAGATTGCAGAAAAAGAGCCTGTTTTGCAGGCGGCAGGAGCGCAGATAGCGGCAGCACAGGCAATCTTGGAACAGAAGCAGCAGGAAGCAGACGTACAGTTTGCAGAAGCGAAAAAGCAGTTGGAGCAGGGGCAGGCAGCCATTGAGGCAGGAAGGCAGCAGCTGGAGGCAAGCAGGAAAAAGCTGGTTGAAGGCGAAGAACAGGCAAAGAAAGGACAAAAGCAGATTGACGCCGGTTGGAGTAAAATTCATGACGGAGAAAAACAGAAAACAGAAAGCGAAACTTTAGTTGCAGAAAATGAAGAAAAGCTTGCGAAAGCAAAGGAAGAATACGAGCAGGGAAAAGCAGAGGCAGAACAGGAAATTCATGACGGTGAGGAAAAGATAAAAGACGCACAGTTGGAAATCAATAAGATTGAAAACGCTCAGTGGTATGTGCAGGATAGAAGCGCCTTACCGGAATATACGGGCTTTGGCGACAATGCAGACCGTATTCGTGCCATAGCAAAGGTATTTCCGATTTTATTCTTTATTGTAGCGGCTTTAATCAGTTTAACAACCATGACACGTATGGTGGAGGAACAGAGAACGCAAATCGGAACGTTAAAAGCTCTGGGATACGGAAAGCTGAGTATTGCAGGCAAATATCTAAATTATGCTCTTTTGGCAACCATAGGGGGCAGTATTTTCGGTGTGCTTTTCGGAGAAAAGATTTTTCCTTATATCATTGTAAATGCTTATAAGATTATGTATACCCATGTGCCTGATGTGGTTATTCCTTATAATTGGGAATACGGAATTATGGCAGCGGGTGCGGCAATTTTATGTACAGGTCTGGCAACCTTTTTTGCCTGCTATAAAGAGCTTGCTTCCCAGCCGGCTGTATTGATGAGACCACCGGCGCCGAAACAGGGAAAACGAGTTTTTTTGGAAAGAATTCCGTTTATATGGAGACATTTAAGCTTTATCTGGAAGTCTACTATCCGAAATCTTATTCGCTATAAAAAGCGATTTTTCATGACAGTGTTCGGTATTGGAGGCTGCATGGCGTTAATGATTGTAGGCTTTGGTCTTCGTGACTCTATTTTTGCCATTGGTAAATTGCAGTACGGAGAGCTTCAATTATATGACGGCATGGTTATTTTGAATACAGATGCAGAGGAAGAAGACAGAAAAGAGCCTGCGAAGTACCTTTCTTCAGAAAAAGAGGTTTCTGATATTATGGAGGGATACTCAAAGAGAGTGACGATTTCTAAGGGAAAGGAAGAACAGGAGGTTTATTTAAGCGTACCTTCTGACCTTGAGAAAAACAAGGAGTTTCAGGTTTTCAGAAACCGCATTACAAAGAAGGAGTTTGAGCTGGAGAAAAATTCCGTAATTTTAACAGAGAAGGCGGCACAGCTTTTAGATGTTGAAAAAGGTGATAAGATTGTTCTTGAGGATAAGGATGAGAAACAGGTGGAACTTCAGGTAACGGATATCTGTGAAAATTATATGGAGCACTATCTGTATATTTCACCGGAAACTTACAGAGAGATTTACGGCGAAGATATGGAGCCGAATACCGTATACTTTAAGATGAAGAACTTTAATGAAAAAGGCGTAAAGGAAATCGGAGAAAATATTCTGGATAAACGTGGGGCTTTGAATGTGACCTATACCTATAATATACAAGGGCAGTTAGACGATATGCTGGAAAGCCTTGACATTGTGATTGTAGCGCTGATTATTTCTGCAGGTCTCCTTGCTTTTGTAGTTTTGTATAATCTGAATAACATCAATATCACAGAGAGAAAACGTGAGCTGGCAACCATTAAGGTTTTGGGATTTTATGATAAAGAGGTTTCGGCTTATGTGCTCCGAGAAAATATTTTGCTTACCATAATCGGTGTAGTAGTGGGAATTGCACTGGGAAGTATTCTCCATCGTTTTGTGATTGTGACAGTGGAAATTGACAGTGTGATGTTCACCAGAATTATTGAAAATATTAGCTTTGTGTTGAGTGCAGCGCTGACTTGTATGTTTTCCTTTCTTGTAAATGCAGTGATGTACTTTAAATTAAAGAAAATAGATATGGTAGAGTCTTTAAAGAGCGTGGAGTAA
- a CDS encoding ABC transporter ATP-binding protein encodes MGKTLLEIQGLKKSYGRKEGETKALNGVFFQVLEGEFLGIMGSSGSGKTTLLNCIATMIKPTEGKVLLAGEDISTFKGKKLAQFRGKEIGYLFQDFELLDNLTVEENILLPSAIHGDDQKQAERKCMELAKYLDMQEVLDKFPSQISGGQKQRAAAARALISQPKILLADEPTGALDSHSAKKLLEKINGVCEDFKTTVMMVTHDANAASYCSRILFIQDGVIFHELRRQLPEESQSDFYRRILEVTAALGGGSANVL; translated from the coding sequence ATGGGAAAAACATTATTAGAAATACAAGGGTTAAAGAAAAGCTATGGAAGAAAAGAGGGGGAGACAAAAGCTTTAAACGGCGTTTTCTTTCAGGTTTTGGAAGGGGAATTTCTGGGTATTATGGGAAGCAGCGGTTCAGGCAAAACCACACTTTTGAACTGTATTGCAACCATGATAAAGCCCACAGAAGGAAAAGTTTTACTGGCAGGAGAAGATATCAGTACCTTTAAGGGGAAAAAGCTGGCGCAGTTTCGCGGCAAAGAAATCGGATATCTGTTTCAGGATTTTGAGCTTTTAGATAATCTTACAGTGGAAGAAAATATTCTCCTGCCTTCTGCCATACATGGAGACGATCAGAAACAGGCAGAAAGAAAATGTATGGAGTTGGCAAAATATCTGGATATGCAGGAGGTTTTGGATAAGTTTCCTTCCCAGATTTCAGGAGGGCAGAAGCAAAGAGCAGCGGCGGCAAGAGCGCTTATTTCCCAGCCGAAAATTCTGTTGGCAGATGAGCCCACAGGAGCGCTTGACAGTCACAGCGCCAAAAAGCTTTTAGAAAAAATAAACGGTGTGTGTGAAGATTTTAAAACAACGGTAATGATGGTAACTCACGATGCCAATGCGGCAAGCTATTGCAGCAGGATTTTATTTATTCAGGACGGAGTTATTTTTCATGAGCTTCGGCGTCAGCTTCCGGAGGAAAGTCAGTCTGATTTTTATCGAAGAATACTAGAAGTGACGGCTGCACTGGGAGGAGGGAGCGCCAATGTTTTATAA
- a CDS encoding FtsX-like permease family protein yields the protein MFYNLIKRNSKSGRKENSLYFVSLVISVVAFYVILSIENQDVMKFIKSMESDAVQKLLLLIPIFYVFSLFVLSFLVFFTTRYQLERRSHELGLYLMMGMKRSRLFFMLIAEDMVNTAVAFLAGFPIAILLTEIISLTVSRIIGLGILEHRFTVAWTAVLWTVIGIVLIKIVIMSILSGITVNKEPYVLMKNTDEGEKKRTKRQVSLFFLFIGLIFLGIAYSLGLREGLWEQMRSLLWTVLFGITGTYFLFKGFYFLFQKALKKKTKGLRTFTLRQLQESIFLKSGFLASCSLLLLLAFSCLSFGVSAAFSQKPERFIDFTFVGEEGEVKEKLERAGVMDKFKNFYQMEISLMPTFEGEHTFSNKEMIAALEKLPISDVRNNIINNLEYSDSPYMVRLSSYNQLLESVGKEPLHLEKNEVVLYEDPELRDEESIGILEEALKTGVRLQIDGQDYLMKEKVMSYDVVTDNKITLMDGLIVEDSVFDALHQEGNTECYWNAVLDSKIIEKEGLIKSFTDINKELTKTGIDYESYMENMGRYLFYMVSETYLAVYMGVIFLIIGNTAIGTQFLMYQRKTGKRYQALFALGADFAKASKSGRAQVCWYFFLPVAVAVVSSVFGIWAMTNGLLASYYEQQQSSMIVMSFVVVILIVVVEWVYIRAVMKNSDRNIHALLERKRDE from the coding sequence ATGTTTTATAATCTGATTAAGAGAAACAGCAAATCCGGCAGAAAAGAAAACAGCCTTTACTTTGTTTCTTTAGTGATTTCCGTGGTGGCTTTCTATGTGATTTTATCCATAGAAAATCAGGATGTCATGAAATTTATAAAGAGTATGGAAAGTGATGCTGTTCAGAAGCTTTTGCTTCTTATTCCGATATTTTATGTGTTTTCGCTTTTTGTCCTGTCCTTTTTGGTATTTTTTACAACACGGTATCAGTTGGAGCGAAGAAGCCATGAACTAGGACTTTATCTGATGATGGGAATGAAAAGAAGCCGCCTGTTTTTTATGCTCATTGCAGAAGATATGGTAAATACGGCAGTTGCTTTTCTGGCAGGCTTTCCCATTGCTATTCTGCTTACAGAGATTATCAGTCTTACTGTATCAAGAATAATTGGACTGGGAATTTTAGAACACCGTTTTACTGTTGCGTGGACGGCTGTTTTGTGGACGGTGATAGGAATTGTTCTGATTAAGATTGTAATTATGAGCATTTTAAGCGGAATAACCGTGAATAAAGAGCCTTATGTGCTGATGAAAAATACGGATGAAGGCGAGAAAAAGAGAACCAAAAGACAGGTCTCGCTGTTTTTTCTTTTCATTGGTCTTATTTTTCTAGGAATAGCATATTCTTTGGGCTTGCGAGAAGGGCTGTGGGAGCAGATGCGTTCCCTTTTATGGACCGTACTCTTTGGAATAACCGGAACGTATTTCTTGTTTAAAGGTTTTTACTTCTTGTTTCAAAAAGCTTTGAAAAAGAAAACAAAAGGTCTTAGAACCTTTACCCTTCGTCAATTACAGGAAAGTATTTTTCTGAAAAGCGGATTTCTGGCATCCTGTTCTCTATTACTTTTGCTGGCATTTTCTTGTCTGTCTTTTGGTGTTTCGGCGGCATTTTCACAGAAACCGGAACGTTTTATAGATTTTACCTTTGTCGGCGAAGAAGGGGAGGTAAAAGAGAAGCTGGAGAGAGCAGGTGTTATGGATAAATTTAAGAACTTCTATCAAATGGAGATTTCACTTATGCCTACCTTTGAAGGAGAACATACCTTTTCCAATAAAGAGATGATAGCGGCATTGGAAAAATTACCCATATCAGATGTCAGAAATAATATAATCAATAATCTGGAATATTCAGACAGCCCATATATGGTGAGGTTATCCAGTTATAATCAGCTTCTGGAGTCAGTGGGAAAAGAACCTTTGCATTTAGAAAAAAATGAAGTGGTTTTATATGAAGATCCTGAACTAAGAGATGAAGAAAGTATAGGGATATTAGAAGAAGCCTTGAAAACAGGTGTGCGTCTGCAAATTGACGGGCAGGATTACCTTATGAAAGAAAAGGTCATGTCCTATGATGTGGTGACGGATAATAAAATTACCCTTATGGACGGGTTAATTGTAGAAGACAGTGTGTTTGATGCTTTACATCAAGAAGGCAATACAGAGTGCTATTGGAATGCAGTATTGGACAGTAAGATAATCGAAAAAGAAGGACTGATTAAAAGCTTTACGGATATCAATAAAGAGCTGACAAAAACGGGAATAGATTATGAAAGCTATATGGAAAATATGGGAAGGTATTTGTTCTATATGGTGTCTGAGACGTATTTGGCTGTTTATATGGGTGTTATATTTTTGATTATCGGCAACACGGCAATTGGAACGCAGTTTCTTATGTATCAAAGAAAGACAGGAAAACGCTATCAGGCTTTGTTTGCCCTTGGAGCAGATTTTGCAAAGGCTTCAAAGTCAGGGAGAGCACAGGTGTGTTGGTACTTTTTCCTTCCGGTAGCAGTGGCTGTTGTCAGCTCTGTTTTTGGAATTTGGGCAATGACAAATGGACTTCTGGCTTCTTATTATGAACAACAGCAGAGCAGTATGATTGTGATGTCCTTTGTTGTAGTAATTCTCATTGTTGTGGTAGAATGGGTATATATCAGAGCGGTGATGAAAAACAGTGATAGAAATATTCATGCTTTATTAGAACGAAAAAGAGATGAATAG